From Frankiales bacterium, one genomic window encodes:
- a CDS encoding SGNH/GDSL hydrolase family protein has product MAPTLAAREGWSRLERRTLSRHARGTAKRPGRRAGRGEAHRTGPNSGAYVGPRGEDVAVPATFPVLPIRDERVRRIASAAAKGGGGLLGVGTAVAGAAVGVMVVQARQARRAIGPRRGVPPYADGRYLPPGSDAARGTSLRLAVLGDSGAAGLGAEHAQGTAGGRLAAELAAASHRPVLLTNVAVVGAQSRDLEAQVERVLAVRPHVAVIMIGANDVTHLVRPQKSVQLLSEAVARLREAGSEVVVGTCPDLGTVRPIAAPLRQVAGRMSRELAAAQDIGVRRAGGRPVPLAEKIGALFAAEPEVYFSADRFHPSAEGYAACAHAMLPDVLEAVGLARPESGTGPVPALPGA; this is encoded by the coding sequence ATGGCGCCGACCCTAGCCGCCCGCGAGGGGTGGTCCCGCCTCGAGCGGCGCACGCTGTCGCGGCACGCGCGGGGGACGGCGAAGCGGCCGGGTCGACGCGCCGGACGTGGCGAGGCCCACAGGACGGGCCCGAACAGCGGTGCATACGTCGGACCCAGAGGGGAGGATGTGGCCGTGCCCGCGACCTTCCCGGTGCTGCCGATCCGCGACGAGCGGGTGCGCCGTATCGCGTCCGCCGCCGCCAAGGGCGGCGGCGGGCTGCTCGGCGTCGGCACCGCGGTGGCGGGGGCGGCGGTGGGCGTGATGGTCGTCCAGGCGCGCCAGGCGCGGCGGGCGATCGGCCCCCGTCGCGGTGTCCCGCCGTACGCCGACGGCCGCTACCTGCCCCCCGGCTCGGACGCCGCGCGCGGCACCTCGCTGCGCCTGGCCGTGCTCGGGGACTCCGGCGCGGCCGGCCTCGGCGCCGAGCACGCGCAGGGCACCGCCGGCGGCCGGCTCGCGGCCGAGCTCGCGGCCGCCTCGCACCGGCCGGTGCTGCTCACCAACGTCGCCGTCGTGGGGGCCCAGAGCCGCGACCTCGAGGCTCAGGTGGAGCGAGTGCTCGCCGTCCGCCCGCACGTGGCCGTGATCATGATCGGCGCCAACGACGTCACGCACCTGGTGCGGCCGCAGAAGTCCGTCCAGCTGCTCAGCGAGGCCGTGGCCCGCCTGCGCGAGGCGGGCAGCGAGGTCGTCGTCGGCACCTGCCCGGACCTCGGCACCGTGCGGCCGATCGCCGCGCCGCTGCGCCAGGTGGCCGGCCGGATGTCGCGCGAGCTCGCCGCCGCGCAGGACATCGGGGTGCGCCGAGCGGGCGGGCGCCCGGTGCCCCTCGCCGAGAAGATCGGCGCCCTGTTCGCGGCCGAGCCCGAGGTGTACTTCTCGGCCGACCGGTTCCACCCCTCCGCCGAGGGCTACGCCGCGTGCGCCCACGCCATGCTGCCCGACGTCCTCGAGGCTGTGGGCCTGGCCCGCCCGGAGTCGGGCACGGGCCCGGTGCCGGCCCTCCCCGGCGCCTGA
- a CDS encoding cystathionine beta-synthase — MQVYDSVVELIGHTPLVRLHSVTAHLGPDAPDVLAKVEYLNPGGSVKDRIATRMIEAAEASGELQPGGTIVEPTSGNTGVGLAIVAQRKGYRCIFVCPDKVSADKQNVLRAYGAEVVVCPTAVDPEDPRSYYSVSDRLVQEVPGAWKPDQYSNPHNPRSHYETTGPELWEQTDGRITHFVAGVGTGGTISGTGRYLKDVSDGRVRVIGADPVGSVYSGGTGRPYLVEGVGEDFWPTTYDRTVADEIVAVSDRDSFLMTRRLAREEGLLVGGSCGMAVQAALEVAARAAKDDVVVVLLPDGGRGYLSKVFNDEWMADYGFLQTSGERTVGDVLRSKSVDLPQLVHTHPQETVREAIDILRTYAVSQMPVVRAEPPVKAAEVVGSVVDRDLLDALFEGRAHLSDPVEKHMSAGLPMIGSGEPVAAAVSALEKADAAIVVDDGLPAGVVTRQDLLHYLSS; from the coding sequence ATGCAGGTCTACGACAGCGTGGTCGAGCTGATCGGGCACACGCCCCTGGTGCGGCTCCACTCGGTGACGGCCCATCTCGGCCCCGACGCCCCGGACGTCCTGGCGAAGGTCGAGTACCTCAACCCCGGCGGCTCCGTGAAGGACCGCATCGCCACCCGCATGATCGAGGCCGCCGAGGCCTCCGGCGAGCTCCAGCCGGGGGGAACGATCGTCGAGCCGACGAGCGGCAACACCGGTGTCGGTCTCGCGATCGTGGCGCAGCGCAAGGGCTACCGCTGCATCTTCGTGTGCCCGGACAAGGTCAGCGCCGACAAGCAGAACGTGCTGCGCGCCTACGGCGCCGAGGTGGTCGTGTGCCCCACGGCCGTCGACCCCGAGGACCCGCGCTCCTACTACTCGGTGTCCGACCGCCTGGTGCAGGAGGTGCCGGGCGCCTGGAAGCCGGACCAGTACTCCAACCCGCACAACCCCCGGTCGCACTACGAGACCACCGGTCCTGAGCTGTGGGAGCAGACCGACGGGCGCATCACGCACTTCGTCGCCGGGGTCGGCACGGGCGGCACCATCAGCGGCACCGGCCGCTACCTCAAGGACGTCAGCGACGGCCGGGTGCGGGTGATCGGCGCCGACCCGGTCGGCTCGGTCTACTCCGGCGGCACCGGCCGCCCCTACCTCGTGGAGGGCGTCGGCGAGGACTTCTGGCCGACGACGTACGACCGCACGGTGGCCGACGAGATCGTCGCGGTGTCCGACCGCGACTCGTTCCTCATGACCCGCCGGCTCGCGCGCGAGGAGGGCCTGCTCGTGGGCGGCTCGTGCGGCATGGCCGTGCAGGCCGCGCTCGAGGTCGCCGCCCGCGCCGCCAAGGACGACGTCGTCGTCGTGCTCCTGCCCGACGGCGGCCGCGGCTACCTGTCCAAGGTCTTCAACGACGAGTGGATGGCCGACTACGGGTTCCTCCAGACCTCGGGCGAGCGCACCGTGGGCGACGTGCTGCGCAGCAAGTCCGTCGACCTCCCGCAGCTGGTGCACACGCACCCGCAGGAGACGGTGCGCGAGGCGATCGACATCCTGCGCACCTACGCCGTGTCGCAGATGCCCGTGGTGCGCGCCGAGCCGCCGGTGAAGGCCGCCGAGGTGGTGGGCTCCGTCGTCGACCGCGACCTGCTCGACGCGCTGTTCGAGGGGCGGGCGCACCTGTCGGACCCGGTCGAGAAGCACATGAGCGCCGGGCTGCCGATGATCGGCTCCGGCGAGCCCGTGGCCGCGGCGGTCTCGGCGCTGGAGAAGGCCGACGCCGCGATCGTGGTCGACGACGGTCTGCCGGCCGGCGTGGTGACCCGGCAGGACCTCCTGCACTACCTGTCCAGCTGA
- a CDS encoding thioredoxin domain-containing protein: MPDQPDTPDQGGAQGKPGKPGKSGKPGKQDARSTREKAAAARAEALRAERARQRRTSILIGLGLVVLVGLIVGAVVWNNAQSSTPSGSVTLPAPDPGAALPTGVLGSDSDTAYGYPLDPAAGTPVLQVWEDFQCPICKEFEATYGSSLKKLAQDGTVKVVYRPTIFLDYSQLGLGTDHASARATSAWGCAIDAGVGEAYHSTVFANQPTEGVGYTQDVLKQFGATAGLSGGALTTFDSCVDQQTYLGWASNSYQAFQDNGIPGTPNLVLNGKELPDSVRGLSPADFVAYITQHRND; this comes from the coding sequence GTGCCCGACCAGCCCGACACGCCCGACCAGGGCGGCGCGCAGGGGAAGCCCGGCAAGCCGGGGAAGTCCGGCAAGCCCGGGAAGCAGGACGCCCGCTCCACCCGGGAGAAGGCGGCCGCCGCCCGCGCCGAGGCGCTGCGCGCCGAGCGGGCCCGTCAGCGCCGCACCTCGATCCTCATCGGGCTCGGGCTCGTGGTGCTCGTGGGGCTCATCGTCGGCGCCGTCGTCTGGAACAACGCGCAGTCCTCCACCCCCAGCGGCTCGGTCACGCTTCCCGCCCCCGACCCCGGCGCCGCCCTCCCCACGGGAGTGCTCGGCAGCGACTCCGACACGGCCTACGGCTATCCCCTCGACCCAGCGGCGGGCACGCCGGTCCTCCAGGTGTGGGAGGACTTCCAGTGCCCCATCTGCAAGGAGTTCGAGGCGACCTACGGCAGCAGCCTGAAGAAGCTCGCGCAGGACGGGACCGTGAAGGTGGTCTACCGCCCGACCATCTTTCTGGACTACAGCCAGCTGGGGCTGGGCACCGACCACGCGTCCGCCCGCGCCACGTCCGCATGGGGCTGCGCCATCGACGCCGGCGTCGGCGAGGCCTACCACTCCACGGTGTTCGCCAACCAGCCCACCGAGGGCGTGGGCTACACACAGGACGTGCTGAAGCAGTTCGGGGCCACGGCCGGCCTGAGCGGGGGAGCGCTCACGACCTTCGACTCGTGCGTCGACCAGCAGACCTACCTGGGCTGGGCGTCGAACTCCTACCAGGCCTTCCAGGACAACGGGATCCCCGGGACGCCCAACCTGGTGCTCAACGGCAAGGAGCTGCCCGACTCGGTGCGCGGGCTGTCGCCGGCGGACTTCGTCGCCTACATCACGCAGCACCGCAACGACTGA
- a CDS encoding GNAT family N-acetyltransferase, giving the protein MVQVRLEPMTQEQYDAYRATAEEGYAESMRLAGAKGDAESRAKAAEDYARLLPDGLATPGQLLWTAYDGEREVGILWVALTDTPDGTTAFGYDLEVPEPLRRHGYGRAILEAAVEELRARGVVSVGLNVFGHNLGAQALYEQMGFEVTAIQMVRKL; this is encoded by the coding sequence ATGGTGCAGGTGCGGCTCGAGCCGATGACCCAGGAGCAGTACGACGCCTACCGCGCGACCGCGGAGGAGGGGTACGCCGAGAGCATGCGCCTGGCCGGGGCCAAGGGCGACGCCGAGTCACGGGCCAAGGCGGCCGAGGACTACGCGCGCCTGCTCCCCGACGGGCTCGCGACGCCGGGTCAGCTCCTCTGGACGGCGTACGACGGCGAGCGCGAGGTCGGGATCCTCTGGGTCGCGCTGACCGACACCCCGGACGGCACCACCGCGTTCGGCTACGACCTCGAGGTGCCCGAGCCCCTGCGGCGGCACGGCTACGGCCGCGCGATCCTCGAGGCCGCCGTCGAGGAGCTGCGCGCGAGGGGCGTCGTCTCCGTAGGGCTCAACGTGTTCGGGCACAACCTCGGTGCCCAGGCCCTCTACGAACAGATGGGCTTCGAGGTCACCGCCATCCAGATGGTGCGCAAGCTCTGA
- a CDS encoding ATP-binding cassette domain-containing protein — MKGAEPASQVAVRCLRLVKMYAAPTGETQALRGVEAEFRTGTVSAVTGPSGSGKSSLLSIVALRERQTGGDLEVLGHAASAMSTSALAALRRKHIAWVAQRPTEVLFPHLTAQEQLAQTAALRGGDGEDVTALLGRMGLEHRRAAHVAQLSGGEQQRLAVAVAVLSGADVVVADEPTAELDDESAALVLAELRRRAEAGACVVISTHDDRAMRAVDRTLALRHGVLSSERSQSGVSLAAIDSAGRLQLPASALALFPDGRAVLEVGDAEVRLRPPHDTGEGS; from the coding sequence GTGAAGGGAGCTGAGCCGGCGTCCCAGGTGGCCGTGCGCTGCCTGCGGCTGGTGAAGATGTACGCCGCCCCCACCGGCGAGACGCAGGCGCTGCGCGGGGTCGAGGCGGAGTTCCGCACCGGCACCGTGAGCGCCGTGACCGGGCCGTCGGGCAGCGGCAAGTCGAGCCTGCTCTCGATCGTCGCGCTCCGGGAACGCCAGACCGGCGGCGACCTCGAGGTGCTCGGGCACGCGGCGTCGGCGATGTCGACGTCGGCCCTCGCGGCCTTGCGCCGCAAGCACATCGCGTGGGTGGCGCAGCGCCCGACGGAGGTGCTGTTCCCGCACCTCACGGCGCAGGAGCAGCTGGCCCAGACCGCCGCGCTGCGCGGCGGCGACGGCGAGGACGTCACCGCGCTGCTCGGGCGCATGGGTCTCGAGCACCGGCGTGCCGCGCACGTCGCACAGCTCTCGGGTGGCGAGCAGCAGCGGCTGGCCGTGGCGGTTGCGGTGCTCTCGGGCGCGGACGTCGTGGTGGCCGACGAGCCGACGGCCGAGCTCGACGACGAGTCCGCCGCCCTCGTGCTCGCCGAGCTGCGCCGGCGCGCGGAAGCCGGTGCGTGCGTAGTGATCTCGACCCACGACGACCGCGCGATGCGGGCGGTGGACCGCACGCTGGCGCTGCGGCACGGCGTCCTGTCGTCGGAGCGCTCGCAGAGCGGCGTCTCGCTCGCGGCGATCGACTCCGCCGGGCGGCTCCAGCTGCCGGCGTCGGCCCTGGCGCTGTTCCCGGACGGGCGCGCCGTGCTCGAGGTGGGCGACGCCGAGGTGCGGCTGCGGCCACCGCACGACACGGGGGAGGGGTCGTGA
- a CDS encoding ATP-binding cassette domain-containing protein has product MRSDLDPRRPRDAGGGPHAGAAARRPVVGALAERRLARGDRLRRAAPAAGVGPGAVPGRARRARGGRRRGAAAATARHGGGVVSAAASGDATVVVVDRVTHAFGPEASDVVLHDVSFEVGPAELVVLAGRSGSGKSTLLHLVAGVAHPTHGTVQVLGRAADSWGDWATVALMPQRSSVSPELSVRENVGLPAALRGRDVDDALLDALGLAEIGHRPAADTSLGEQQRVSAARALALTPTLALLDEPTSHQDDDHVDLVLAALRDAGRAGTALLVATHDPRVIAIADRTVHLAQGRVVDP; this is encoded by the coding sequence GTGCGTAGTGATCTCGACCCACGACGACCGCGCGATGCGGGCGGTGGACCGCACGCTGGCGCTGCGGCACGGCGTCCTGTCGTCGGAGCGCTCGCAGAGCGGCGTCTCGCTCGCGGCGATCGACTCCGCCGGGCGGCTCCAGCTGCCGGCGTCGGCCCTGGCGCTGTTCCCGGACGGGCGCGCCGTGCTCGAGGTGGGCGACGCCGAGGTGCGGCTGCGGCCACCGCACGACACGGGGGAGGGGTCGTGAGCGCCGCCGCCTCCGGGGACGCCACCGTGGTGGTCGTCGACCGGGTGACGCACGCCTTCGGGCCCGAGGCGTCCGACGTCGTGCTGCACGACGTCTCCTTCGAGGTGGGACCGGCCGAGCTCGTGGTGCTCGCGGGCCGGTCCGGCTCGGGCAAGTCGACGCTGCTGCACCTGGTGGCCGGCGTCGCGCACCCCACCCACGGCACGGTGCAGGTGCTGGGCCGCGCGGCCGACTCGTGGGGTGACTGGGCCACCGTCGCGCTGATGCCGCAGCGCTCGTCGGTGAGCCCGGAGCTGTCGGTGCGCGAGAACGTCGGCCTGCCCGCCGCGCTGCGCGGGCGCGACGTCGACGACGCGCTGCTCGATGCGCTGGGGCTGGCCGAGATCGGGCACCGCCCGGCCGCCGACACGTCGCTGGGGGAGCAGCAGCGGGTGTCGGCCGCGCGGGCGCTCGCCCTCACGCCCACCCTCGCCCTGCTCGACGAGCCGACCAGCCACCAGGACGACGACCACGTCGACCTTGTGCTCGCGGCGCTGCGCGACGCCGGCCGCGCGGGGACGGCGCTGCTCGTGGCCACGCACGACCCCCGGGTGATCGCGATCGCCGACCGCACCGTGCACCTCGCCCAGGGCCGCGTCGTCGACCCCTGA
- a CDS encoding RtcB family protein translates to MSPTATAHGTVLSWASTIEPDALAQAARTASMPFVVTPLALMPDAHVGKGSTVGSVIATEGAIIPAAVGVDIGCGMAAVDTGLTSHDLPDTLTGLHGRISGSVPAGVGKGHGDQDVDVLRVVTRQPATDLAQRGLDRTAREQYGSLGSGNHFVEVCLDERDHVWVVLHSGSRGVGNKLAAAHIKAAQGLMKQWFISLPDPDLAYLPQGTAQFTAYVRDLLWAQEYAAANRARMLRIVLDEFAAFLGRALEPVEEINCHHNFTQQEHHRGRDLWITRKGAIRADAGRLGIIPGSMGTRSYIVEGLGSPASYESCSHGAGRRMSRSAATKALSVESLRSAMEGRTWNAGDAARLVDEHPAAYKDIDEVMDDQRDLVRPLHTLSQILNYKGV, encoded by the coding sequence ATGAGCCCCACCGCCACGGCGCACGGCACCGTGCTGTCGTGGGCGTCCACGATCGAGCCGGACGCGCTCGCCCAGGCAGCGCGCACGGCGTCGATGCCGTTCGTCGTCACGCCGCTCGCCCTCATGCCCGACGCCCACGTGGGCAAGGGGTCCACCGTGGGCTCGGTGATCGCGACCGAGGGCGCGATCATCCCCGCGGCCGTCGGAGTCGACATCGGCTGCGGCATGGCCGCCGTCGACACCGGTCTCACGTCGCACGACCTGCCCGACACGCTCACCGGCCTGCACGGCCGGATCTCCGGCTCCGTACCGGCCGGCGTCGGGAAGGGCCATGGCGACCAGGACGTCGACGTCCTGCGCGTCGTGACCCGTCAGCCGGCGACGGACCTCGCGCAGCGCGGCCTCGACCGCACGGCGCGGGAGCAGTACGGCTCGCTCGGGTCCGGCAACCACTTCGTGGAGGTGTGCCTCGACGAGCGCGACCACGTGTGGGTCGTGCTGCACTCCGGGTCGCGCGGTGTCGGCAACAAGCTGGCCGCGGCGCACATCAAGGCCGCGCAGGGCCTGATGAAGCAGTGGTTCATCAGCCTGCCGGACCCGGACCTCGCCTACCTCCCGCAGGGCACCGCGCAGTTCACGGCCTACGTCCGCGACCTGCTGTGGGCGCAGGAGTACGCCGCGGCCAACCGGGCGCGGATGCTGCGGATCGTCCTGGACGAGTTCGCCGCGTTCCTCGGCCGGGCGCTCGAGCCGGTGGAGGAGATCAACTGCCACCACAACTTCACGCAGCAGGAGCACCACCGGGGTCGCGACCTCTGGATCACCCGCAAGGGCGCAATCCGGGCGGACGCCGGCCGGCTCGGGATCATCCCCGGCTCGATGGGGACCCGCTCCTACATCGTGGAGGGCCTCGGGTCGCCGGCGTCGTACGAGTCGTGCTCGCACGGCGCGGGACGCCGGATGTCGCGCTCCGCGGCCACGAAGGCGCTCTCGGTCGAGTCGCTGCGCTCGGCCATGGAGGGCCGCACGTGGAACGCCGGCGACGCGGCACGGCTGGTCGACGAGCACCCCGCGGCGTACAAGGACATCGACGAGGTGATGGACGACCAGCGCGACCTGGTCCGTCCGCTGCACACCCTGTCGCAGATCCTGAACTACAAGGGGGTCTGA
- the msrA gene encoding peptide-methionine (S)-S-oxide reductase MsrA, with translation MFLFGSSAKTRMVTPDDALPGRPTRPFAVPERHEVLGTPLEGPFPEGLEHLYVGLGCFWGAEKRFWRLPGVYTTAVGYQGGVTPNPTYEEVCTGRTGHAENVLVVYDPAKVSTYDVLKVFWENHDPTQGYRQGNDVGTQYRSALYTTTDEQAALATATRDAYEKVLVAKGFDPITTEVLSAEGLPFYYAEDYHQQYLFKVPHGYDCHAETGIALPPL, from the coding sequence ATGTTCCTGTTCGGCTCCTCGGCCAAGACCCGGATGGTCACCCCCGACGACGCCCTGCCCGGTCGCCCCACCCGCCCGTTCGCCGTGCCCGAGCGCCACGAGGTGCTCGGCACCCCGCTCGAGGGCCCCTTCCCCGAGGGCCTCGAGCACCTCTACGTCGGCCTCGGCTGCTTCTGGGGCGCGGAGAAGCGCTTCTGGCGGCTGCCCGGCGTCTACACCACCGCCGTCGGCTACCAGGGCGGCGTGACGCCGAACCCCACGTACGAGGAGGTGTGCACCGGCCGCACCGGGCACGCCGAGAACGTGCTCGTCGTGTACGACCCCGCCAAGGTGTCGACCTACGACGTCCTCAAGGTGTTCTGGGAGAACCACGACCCGACCCAGGGCTACCGCCAGGGCAACGACGTCGGCACGCAGTACCGCTCGGCGCTCTACACGACCACCGACGAGCAGGCCGCGCTGGCCACCGCCACGCGCGACGCCTACGAGAAGGTCCTCGTGGCCAAGGGCTTCGACCCCATCACCACCGAGGTGCTCTCCGCGGAGGGCCTGCCGTTCTACTACGCCGAGGACTACCACCAGCAGTACCTGTTCAAGGTGCCCCACGGCTACGACTGCCACGCGGAGACCGGCATCGCCCTTCCCCCGCTGTGA